GTCAGAATGGCAACATCGAGAGATGTTCCACAGCAGGAATTTAGCAGCAAGCGGTGACTTAATTTGTTAATCAGTCCTGTTAGATGCCCATCTGTTGCTGTCTCCAGCGtgtcgccatcttgtggttCATTTAGTATCTGTCATTCTTCATCTGCAGCATCAAACTAATTCGAACATACCATATCCAGGGAATTAGACGtcagtgtcattttttttcccatcattaTAGAAATAATGGAGGCAGCACATTGTGAAGTGATTGCACGTAGAGGAAATCTGAATCGGTTTTAATATGTCTTCTGtatatttttggttttaattgatcattttgaaaacctCACGTTAGAGAAAAACAAGGGCGGATTTGGaatctgcaaaaaacaaatctgagaAAGATTACTTGCATCTCTGATTAAAAATTTTGTAAGAACGTGTTGAGTGGTGTAATTCATATTTGTCCCGTAAATTAATGAACGCCACTTGTGATCATTCGTCATAATTTATATGTATGAATAAGCTTTATATCTACATCTATTTGATCGAATACCCGCGCAAAGCTTTCATTTATTAGGAAGCGATAAATTCTCTATACCAGTTACCAATACCATTTactaccactagagggcagacTACAGCCATTTATGGATAATCTGCGTGTTATCAATTATTTAAACGTATTTCAATTGTTTCTGTTCTTCCAAGCATCAACTGGCACAATTTCCATActaaatacaataataaaattgaGATGCAGGCATTCAAACCACTAGCTGCCAATTcaatcaaatgattttttcaaAGTAGTGCAGAACTTGAAGGCAAAGATACACACAATTGAAAATACACAAGATATTTTAACATGCAATGTCTTGCTCTTGCGATTTTGACAGGCTACTTAACATTTGCAGCTTTGGATTTagttattgtgtatttttgggTCCTTTCACTTGAAACTGAATGAAAATCAGACACTGAAGAGTGTTATGAAATGAGACCCTCACCCTTTGAGGACCTGGTTTCGCCAAGTGTCTACAGCTGCTTGGCTGTCGTGTTATGTTATTCCACTGAATTGTCAAACGACTGACAGGAGCTGCTGGTGTCTCTTTCCAGTCTTCAATCACTTCCATCTATGACATAGGAATGAATTTAAAGGCAGCACTATTCATCTAGCAGACTTTTGGAATGTGAGGTTGGAAATATGATTTGTGAATGGGTGCAATAGAGGTGCAGACAAAAgggggaaaacattttgtgcttGCCCTGCCCCCTCAGCAGTCTCTGGGGACCAGGCcattatgaaaatgaataaatgagagagagagcgagtgagagagagacggagagagagagctggCATAAGCGACAGAAGACGTCGAGGGTtgagagaggagagagcaAATCAGAGCAGAAGGGAAAACGGGGTGATGCGATTGGCTGCTCCGAATGTTGAGCATGATAGAAATACCTCTCTCAGACGGACAGTAGGCAGAAATACATGTTCTCTTCTtagatcttaaaaaaaaaaaaaaaagaggacaggGAGAGAGTAAAGAGCAGGACTAATTAATTTCAGACGCTTGATGTGGACAATTGTATTTTGGAAGTCTAAATGAGCGTAGCTGCTGATTCCTCtgttgacgtttttttttgtttttttcctgaagAATTTTTTTAACCGTTCATGCACGGAGATGGTTTAGGGATGCGAGAAGAGAGTTGTGACATGCTGTCGATCCAAATTGACCAAGACGTGGATGGAGTGGAATGTTCTCTTCTGTGGCAGATGCGTCACCAGCCAGATTCAGGTATTCTCTGctcaatatttacaaaatatcAGTCCATGCTACCTGTCTTGTGATGTTGACATTATTGTAGCCTAAAATTTTCTCTCATCCTTGTAATGAGACATCAAGTCGGCAACAGTTGGGCTAACACGATGACAAACAAATGCTTCGCTAGTCTTATTTGCCACGAACCATCTTTAATCAATAATTCTCTCATTAGTTGTACCTGAGGGCGTCAAACTGAGAAAGACAAATCTCccctgagagagagagggagagagagagaggaagggtGCGGGAAGCCACAGACCGAACGAGCGAGACAAAGGTGGGGGTTCCCTCGCCTTCTCTCCTCCAATCTTGTGGTCAGGCTGGCCGGCACTGCCATGGCGTTCACCTTTGCGGCCTTCTGCTACATGCTCACCTTGGTGCTGTGCGCCGCCCTCATCTTCTTTGTCATCTGGCAGGTGAGTATAGCAATTAAGTGGATCCACACAAACAAGACAGAAacacatccatccacccacgcGACACGTCGCATCTTCTCCAGAGGTGATCAGGTGGATACTACATAGGCGTGTTTATCTCGTGGCAGGGGATAAATGGAAGTAATTATGCCATATTGTAGCTCCAGACAGCAAAGTAATTGCACATGTATGTCACTGTCAGGCGCTTTGTAATTCCCTGTGGAAAGCATCATATTGTTCTCGGCAAACAATGGGACTCAATTGGGGGTCTCTGAAATGTGGATGTGTGTAATCCCACACTGAGATGTTTTCCACTATATATAGTGAGTTCAGCCATGCGTTCAAATGGCAAATTACTGTATGCTGGAAAAACTACAATAGCATCTCTTGTGGTGGTTTTGTGATCAGAAGCTGGAAATTAcaaagaagaataaaaaaaatgacattcaatTCATGCGATTTTCAGGAAAATACTATATTTGGAATATATagatatttcttttcattgttttttaggGGGGCGTTTTATTTATCAAAAATACTATCGGTGACTTAAGAGTtgaggtaccgtattttccggactataaggcgcacctaaaaacctaaaattttctcaaaagccgacagtgcgccttatagtccggtgcgccttatatatggaccaaattcctaaattgaaactggcccgaagcattgtgtcatgaaatcaatcataagtggcccgctgaagactatgaatcatgaatcaaaaagactatggattattattttgtgattataaagtaatttgttacgtctgaagttgaaataaaaaagataaaatggagaatgatttgatttggattaaaaatctgacatgatgcattaatggtgcgccttatagtccggtgcgccttatataaggacaaagttttaaaatgggccattcattgaatggtccggtgcgccttatagtccggaaaatacggtacttggtCTGAAAATTGGTAcgtaaaatgtaaacatacaTATATGCTTATTACAGAGATGCTCAATCCGAAAAAAATGGAGAGACTGATGCTTTAGGTTTTGGAAAAAGTCCGACTAAATTCTCATCAGACCAGTTTATTTGTGATTTTCTGTGGCTCCATCGGTGtgtgttgacaataaagctgctCCTCAAACACCACAGCAAACTTGCTCATAATGAATTCAGGGAGGCAGCATCATATTGCCAATCGGGAGTATTTGTCAGTAAAAATTTGCACAGACGTCAGCGGAGACTTCCGCGACCACACTGGCTCCTCGCGATGACAATatcatttcaacttcagactgTAAATGACAAACGCGTGACTACATATTTGTCATTCGGCGTGTGAGAAAGCGAGCGGGAGGGCGGCGAAACGGCAAACCAATCTGGCTTGCCTGCCGTTCAACCGTGTGATTAAAAAGCTTATCAAACTACGATCATGGCTCAACGCACTGCCAGAATATCCCAATTGAATTTGTctctcagccaatcagatggtATGTTGGCTACATGAGTAACCATGGAAGCCACTGAGGGGGTTGCCTTGTTGCTATGGCAACTGTATCTGTTTACAAACGATGGAGAGAGTCATGACATGAAAATGCTCGTTACGATCACAAGCTGAAAGCATCACGTGCGCTATGTTTCAGATTATTGCCTTTGACGAGCTGCGCACGGACTTCAAAAACCCCATCGACCAGAGTAATCCCACCAGAGCGGTAAGAATCGTCTCGTGTTAAATATGcacgcagaaaaaaaacattcggaGAATTCACAAATACAGATAATATGcagtttcatttttgcaatttGGCATCAGCTGTGAGAGTCTTAGCGAACGTTTCGGGAACAATGTGAAGCCGCAAAGTGAGAGTGATGAGGAGTGGGAGAGGAAACTGTGAAATCGGGCTGTGGGAGTGTGGAGGCGcgccagacacacacacacacacacacacacaataaaaatatctttacCTAGCTTTACCTTCGTCTGGGCCAGCCAGAATGTCCAGAAAAATTCCCATAAGTTAACTTTCCATAGTTAGCATAGCATCTTCTCCTTAATAATCCAGTCATGGAGATCTGAAGGTGAACCGATAAGTTGAAGCCCAGCCAAGAACATGACCACATCTTTGATACTCAACTTTGATGACAATGGTCTTGCTCAGAAAAGCAACAGCAGGGATTTATGATTCTTCCAAGGGCAACActgacaaaatgaaagtggCAAATCACAAGATCAGCCTCAAAGGGAAACCCACTaaagtgtttttgttcttgAAAGAAGTTAGTTGTTATCAGTCTGGGTGTGAAATGacaaatggtttttttttctccattcccTTCGGCTACAACATTGAAGCACACTTGTACAAATGATTTCCTAAATCCAGtgcaaaaagaacattttattaaaaaggaATTgatttcacttactatgtaagtgtttttaaaaagagccACCGCTTTGAAAGGAAGAAATGGATGAGcgtttttccttttgtgtctGATCCACAGAGGGAAAGGATTCTCAATATCGAGCGAATCTGCAACCTTCTTCGCCGAGTGAGTGATTTCACTTTTTCACCTGGCTCAGCTCAGCTCGATAACAACACCAGGGGGGCTTTATTTGTCTCTCCCGCTAGCGGGACCGCCATGACGCACACTATTCACTTCACATGGAGCCACctttggtgcttctctccacACCCACACACTGCTTCAGACATACATCGTAGGGATTGTTCTCCATATTATCATCAGAGAAAGCCATTTTGTAttccatttgtttatttcagcaCACAGTATATATTGTATACTCCTCTTCTGCTGTTTAGTTGGTGGTGCCAGAGTATTCCATCCATGGGCTGTTTTGCCtaatgttcatgtgtgctgcAGAGTGGGTCACACTTGGCCTAAATATCCCTCTTCTCTTCTACCATCTGTGGAGGTACGACTTGCACGGAAATCTCCCAAATGCCGAATGTACGTAAGATACCTTTTTAATCTTCTCAGGTTTTTCCATCGACCGGCCGATGGGTCCGAGGTTATGTACGATCCCGTGAGTGTGATGAACGCTGACATCCTCAATTACTGTCAGAAGGAGTCGTGGTGTAAGCTGGGCTTTTATCTTGTCTCGTTCTTCTATTATCTCTACAGGTAGGTGGTTCAATTCTCTTTTCACGCTTTCAAGGCTGTATTTACACTGCAGATGTTAATATCCAATTTTTTGGGTTCAACTATAAATTGACATGAAAGTCGGCCGTGATGAGATAGTGGTTAGTACATCTGCATCGAAGGTTGAGGTTCTGGTCTCGCACTGTGgcttttgcatgttctccatgTGCCTGAATGGCTTTTCTCCATCTTCCTCCTACATCTCAAAAAGCATATAATTACATTTAAGACTCACAATTGTTCATAAATTTGAATGTTAGTCATATGGTGAAGAGAAATGTACTGACCTTGACTTCACCAATGCTACTGTGATTCATAGTCAACAGCTGTCTGTGATGTTGGACTGGAAAACATGTCTCTGGATTCAAAGTGCCCTGGTTAAAAAGATCAAACTTTGGGTATTTTTAGATATCAGTCCCAGCCCACTATCCATGAGTCGGCTGGAAAAGCAAAGAAAGGTTCATTTACTTTGGTAGTGACGTCTGCGATTCTGGCGACTGTGCTCATCACGGGCGGTAATAGGCTGTTGGGTATTTTCTGGGAATTCTTTTTCTACATCTCCCCCAATGCGGAAGATATAGTGAATATTTATTGgaattttctgaaaaaaatttgggtttgtaaaaaaaactatttttatctttggcccccccacccccccaaagaaaacaatccTAGCTCCGGCAGTGATTTGAACCACATTGTGTAAATGCAGCCTTTTATGGACTCACACTATTGGCGGAAATGAAGTCTAATTGTGTCTCTCCATCTTTGTCGTGATCTATTCATTGATCAAGCATGGTCTATGCCCTGGTGAGCTTCTAAAAGAGACTCCCTGGTGAGATGGATAGAAACGGAAAGAGCGACCACATCAGCTCTACCTTCCCATCCATCAGTGGGCTCGGGTTTCCCACAATCCAACGAAACAAACCCAAACAGAGTGCCATTGTGAATGTAAAGGTGTTGCCTCCGATCCATTTCCGTATATCACTTTATTCCAAACACTGCAGTGAGACAGATGGACAAAAGCAATGGATGGAGGATGAAAATAAAGATGACGGAAAAGGTGTTTGTGTTGCCTTTTACGCCTCATGACCAATGTTGACAAGGACTCTGAAGGGCTGGAGTAATC
The sequence above is drawn from the Syngnathus acus chromosome 14, fSynAcu1.2, whole genome shotgun sequence genome and encodes:
- the cnih2 gene encoding protein cornichon homolog 2 isoform X1 produces the protein MAFTFAAFCYMLTLVLCAALIFFVIWQIIAFDELRTDFKNPIDQSNPTRARERILNIERICNLLRRLVVPEYSIHGLFCLMFMCAAEWVTLGLNIPLLFYHLWRFFHRPADGSEVMYDPVSVMNADILNYCQKESWCKLGFYLVSFFYYLYSMVYALVSF
- the cnih2 gene encoding protein cornichon homolog 2 isoform X2, with the protein product MAFTFAAFCYMLTLVLCAALIFFVIWQIIAFDELRTDFKNPIDQSNPTRARERILNIERICNLLRRLVVPEYSIHGLFCLMFMCAAEWVTLGLNIPLLFYHLWRFFHRPADGSEVMYDPVSVMNADILNYCQKESWCKLGFYLVSFFYYLYRCAQ